A single genomic interval of Rubripirellula reticaptiva harbors:
- a CDS encoding DUF1593 domain-containing protein — MFRLCFLLVAMLLVCSVTEAAAADERPRLFVLTDIGGDPDDQQSLVRLMVYCNELQIEGLVASASGTPGELKVATTRTDLIREIVSAYGKVRENLARHSKGWPETETLLEVIQSGNPQRGLEYVGEEHDTSGSTLLIERVDAGSVNHPLNIAIWGGQTDLAQALWRVREDRGVDGLADFVKRFRVYDIADQDGIADWMQAEFPDMYYILSKAKKGSDKRNASFRGMYLTGDESLTSREWIDTNVRSTGPLGALYPTKTWTSPNPHGCMKEGDTPSWFFFLPNGHNNPTNPSKPGWGGQFFQASDGWYRDDQSTMDHRETVSRWRLEFQNDFALRMSWCINK; from the coding sequence ATGTTTAGATTGTGTTTCCTATTGGTCGCGATGCTGCTTGTCTGCTCCGTAACCGAGGCTGCTGCTGCCGATGAACGCCCGCGTTTGTTCGTGCTGACGGATATCGGTGGTGACCCCGACGACCAGCAGTCGCTCGTTCGTCTAATGGTCTACTGCAACGAGCTTCAGATCGAAGGTCTCGTCGCTTCCGCGTCAGGGACTCCCGGTGAGTTGAAGGTAGCTACAACAAGAACGGATTTGATCCGCGAAATAGTATCAGCCTACGGAAAGGTTCGCGAAAATCTTGCTCGGCACTCAAAAGGGTGGCCCGAAACGGAAACTCTTTTAGAGGTCATTCAGTCCGGAAATCCGCAACGTGGGCTTGAGTATGTCGGCGAAGAACACGACACAAGCGGCTCTACGTTGTTGATCGAGCGTGTTGATGCGGGTTCTGTAAATCACCCCTTGAACATAGCGATCTGGGGCGGTCAGACCGACCTTGCTCAGGCACTTTGGCGAGTACGAGAGGACCGTGGCGTGGATGGTTTGGCTGATTTCGTCAAGCGTTTTCGAGTCTATGACATCGCCGATCAAGACGGTATCGCAGATTGGATGCAAGCCGAGTTTCCGGACATGTACTACATCCTGAGTAAGGCAAAAAAAGGAAGTGACAAACGTAACGCTTCGTTTCGTGGCATGTACCTGACCGGCGACGAATCGTTGACTTCTCGCGAATGGATCGACACGAATGTGCGATCAACCGGCCCGTTGGGTGCACTGTATCCAACAAAAACGTGGACGAGCCCAAATCCGCATGGCTGTATGAAAGAGGGCGATACGCCATCGTGGTTCTTCTTTCTTCCGAATGGGCACAACAACCCCACCAATCCGTCAAAACCTGGATGGGGCGGGCAGTTCTTTCAAGCGTCTGATGGTTGGTATCGCGATGATCAGTCGACAATGGATCACCGAGAGACCGTCAGCAGATGGCGGTTGGAGTTTCAGAACGACTTCGCGCTTCGCATGTCGTGGTGCATTAACAAGTAA
- a CDS encoding alpha/beta hydrolase translates to MKSILTILIVYAVLSSSHACAQVTDRSVVYDARTLPSEILSGERNYAVYLPPGYQTSQRSYPVLYLLHGSGDDQTGWVQFGEVQHIADKAIADGTATPMVIVMPDANTGQRGYFNDIRGGWNYEDFFFNEFMPHIEKTYRVKSDKRYRAVGGLSMGGGGSFMYALHHPELFSSACPLSASVGPLNVEDAKRRYNRPSRNEQDVESEPVPDDEIEAYFKRHSAVQLMESMPEDDVKSVRWYIDCGDDDFLYEGNSLVHIAMRKRNFAHEYRVRDGEHRWSYWRSALPSVLSFVSESFHQN, encoded by the coding sequence ATGAAATCGATACTGACCATCCTAATTGTTTACGCAGTGCTTTCGTCAAGTCATGCTTGCGCGCAGGTGACGGATCGCAGCGTCGTTTATGACGCTCGAACTTTGCCAAGCGAGATCCTCTCGGGTGAACGAAATTACGCCGTCTATCTGCCGCCCGGTTACCAAACGTCGCAGCGCAGCTACCCAGTTTTGTATCTTCTTCATGGTTCCGGAGATGATCAAACCGGTTGGGTGCAGTTTGGTGAGGTTCAGCACATCGCGGACAAAGCCATCGCCGATGGAACAGCGACGCCGATGGTAATCGTCATGCCGGATGCGAATACGGGCCAGCGAGGTTACTTCAACGACATCCGCGGCGGCTGGAATTATGAAGATTTTTTCTTCAACGAGTTCATGCCGCACATCGAGAAGACGTACCGCGTGAAGTCCGACAAACGCTATAGGGCAGTAGGTGGACTTTCGATGGGCGGTGGCGGTTCGTTTATGTATGCCTTGCACCACCCCGAGTTGTTTTCGTCGGCATGCCCGCTGAGTGCCAGCGTCGGGCCGTTGAACGTCGAAGATGCGAAGCGGCGATATAATCGTCCGAGCCGGAACGAGCAGGATGTCGAATCGGAACCAGTCCCGGACGATGAGATTGAAGCGTATTTCAAACGACATAGCGCCGTGCAACTGATGGAGAGCATGCCAGAAGACGACGTCAAGAGCGTCCGTTGGTACATCGATTGCGGAGACGATGATTTCTTGTACGAAGGCAATTCGCTGGTTCACATTGCGATGCGAAAACGAAATTTTGCTCACGAATATCGTGTCCGCGATGGCGAGCACCGATGGAGCTACTGGCGTTCGGCTTTACCCAGCGTGCTAAGCTTTGTTTCAGAATCATTTCACCAAAACTAA
- a CDS encoding alpha/beta hydrolase fold domain-containing protein — protein sequence MTIRCAVISFAFVAFFSLATAQEREARPRISFEEVLRREDANKDGKVTKEEFKAAPRLFERFDRNKDNVLTSEDFAGQPARPNGERIPGRNGGNAPEDVNVLRDVVFGTGGGRDLTMHIVLPKLSASASSPGPAPAYVWIHGGGWQGGTKDGGVGQVVPLVREGFVGATIEYRLTGEAAFPAQIEDCKCAIRYLRAHAEKYNIDPNRIAVGGSSAGGHLVALMGTSAGVKEFEGSGGWADRSSAVQAVVNLYGPTDFKAFVTTKGFESHNRAGSPESKLLGGGEVASNTEGVKRVNPITYIDKADPPFLIIHGTADKTVPANQSEAIHEALKVAGVSSKLHLIEGAGHGGPQFTQPEIRSMQIDFLTTVFKTRLETDD from the coding sequence ATGACAATCAGATGTGCCGTGATTAGTTTCGCATTCGTAGCTTTCTTCTCGCTTGCGACCGCTCAGGAACGGGAAGCTCGTCCCCGCATTTCGTTCGAAGAGGTTTTGCGGCGTGAAGATGCAAACAAAGATGGAAAGGTCACGAAGGAGGAATTCAAAGCCGCGCCTCGCCTGTTTGAGCGGTTTGACCGCAACAAGGATAACGTGTTGACCAGCGAAGATTTCGCGGGACAACCAGCACGTCCAAACGGTGAACGAATTCCTGGACGAAACGGTGGCAATGCACCCGAAGACGTCAACGTTCTGCGAGACGTCGTGTTTGGGACTGGTGGCGGACGAGACTTGACGATGCACATCGTGTTGCCAAAGTTGTCAGCGTCTGCCTCATCGCCGGGGCCAGCACCCGCATATGTTTGGATCCACGGTGGCGGATGGCAGGGCGGCACGAAAGACGGTGGCGTTGGTCAGGTTGTCCCGCTGGTGCGCGAAGGATTTGTCGGAGCCACGATTGAATACCGTTTGACCGGCGAAGCTGCTTTTCCTGCACAGATCGAAGACTGCAAATGCGCGATACGTTACTTGCGTGCCCATGCTGAGAAGTACAACATCGATCCCAATCGAATCGCCGTTGGCGGCAGTTCGGCGGGTGGGCACTTGGTTGCACTGATGGGCACTTCCGCCGGGGTCAAAGAGTTCGAAGGAAGCGGCGGGTGGGCAGATCGGTCGAGCGCCGTCCAGGCCGTTGTGAATTTGTATGGCCCGACCGACTTCAAAGCGTTCGTGACGACAAAGGGGTTCGAAAGTCACAATCGCGCGGGATCGCCAGAATCAAAATTGCTTGGTGGCGGTGAAGTAGCAAGCAACACCGAAGGCGTCAAACGCGTGAACCCGATCACTTACATCGATAAAGCCGATCCACCATTTCTGATCATTCATGGAACGGCCGACAAAACCGTGCCGGCCAACCAAAGCGAAGCCATTCACGAGGCTCTAAAGGTTGCTGGTGTTAGTAGCAAGCTGCATCTCATCGAGGGAGCCGGGCACGGCGGACCGCAATTCACCCAACCCGAGATCCGGTCGATGCAGATCGATTTCCTGACCACGGTTTTCAAAACCCGTTTGGAAACCGACGATTAG
- a CDS encoding polysaccharide pyruvyl transferase family protein translates to MRRRTFIHQSGLASLGFAFSSAFAAESNPTPRILLRSSWQTVNIGDIAHTPGVLGLLRTYLPQAEITLWPSNVENGVEELLRKEFPTLKIAKPRSEALERAFEECDFLLHGSGASIVAERDLIRWQNETGKPYGIYGITFPRIQSSSTSARTKEAMARSIEVLSQAKFVFFRDNKSLELAKSLGAKSPVMEFGPDGAFACDLRDANKADAFLAANGLESGKFLCCIPRLRYTPYWTIKKGVAFDEVKHARNEEMKEHDHAPLRAAIEEVVKQTDLKVLICPEDRTQMAVGKEMLYDKLPTNVLKRVVWRPDYWMTGEAISVFIRSAGLFGNEMHSPIMCIGHGVPAIVCRFAEQTSKGYMWDDIGLSDWLFDHDSPADQQRIAATVLKLVTDPQEAKRKAAAAKAMVQRRQAETMQTLREQFKA, encoded by the coding sequence ATGCGCCGAAGAACTTTTATCCACCAGTCTGGACTTGCATCGCTTGGCTTCGCGTTCAGCTCCGCGTTTGCCGCGGAATCGAATCCTACTCCGCGAATTTTGCTGAGGTCTTCGTGGCAGACCGTCAACATTGGCGACATCGCCCACACACCCGGCGTGCTTGGTCTTTTGCGGACTTACTTACCGCAAGCTGAGATCACTTTGTGGCCGTCGAATGTTGAAAACGGCGTCGAAGAGTTACTTCGTAAAGAGTTCCCCACACTAAAAATTGCGAAGCCGCGAAGCGAGGCCTTAGAACGTGCGTTTGAGGAATGCGATTTTCTGCTGCACGGCAGCGGAGCGTCGATTGTTGCCGAGCGGGACTTGATTCGCTGGCAGAACGAAACCGGCAAGCCATATGGAATCTATGGCATCACCTTTCCAAGAATCCAGTCTTCCTCGACGAGTGCTCGCACAAAAGAAGCGATGGCCCGATCGATCGAAGTGTTGAGTCAGGCGAAATTCGTGTTTTTCAGAGACAACAAGTCGTTGGAGCTGGCAAAGTCACTTGGCGCCAAGTCGCCGGTCATGGAGTTCGGGCCGGACGGCGCGTTCGCGTGTGATTTGCGGGATGCGAATAAAGCAGACGCATTCCTCGCAGCAAACGGACTCGAATCAGGAAAGTTTCTGTGCTGCATTCCGCGATTACGGTACACCCCTTACTGGACGATCAAGAAAGGCGTTGCGTTTGACGAAGTCAAACATGCTCGAAACGAAGAAATGAAAGAGCACGATCACGCTCCTTTGCGTGCCGCCATCGAGGAGGTTGTGAAGCAGACGGACTTGAAAGTCTTGATTTGCCCGGAAGACCGCACGCAAATGGCCGTGGGCAAAGAGATGCTTTACGACAAACTGCCGACGAACGTGCTCAAACGTGTGGTGTGGCGTCCCGATTACTGGATGACGGGCGAAGCGATCAGTGTCTTCATTCGCAGCGCTGGCTTGTTCGGCAATGAAATGCACTCGCCCATCATGTGCATCGGACATGGTGTTCCCGCAATCGTTTGCCGCTTTGCTGAACAAACCAGCAAGGGTTATATGTGGGACGACATTGGGCTGAGCGACTGGCTGTTCGATCACGATTCCCCAGCCGACCAACAGCGGATCGCGGCAACTGTACTGAAACTGGTCACCGATCCCCAGGAAGCGAAGAGAAAGGCAGCGGCGGCAAAGGCGATGGTCCAGCGCAGACAAGCGGAAACCATGCAAACGCTTCGCGAACAATTCAAAGCTTAA
- a CDS encoding sulfatase, translated as MKSILVLVAMVLACDTVIVAGDDPKRPNMVFILADDLAWSDLGCYGHPWHNTPHLNRLAEQGTKFNNAYAAAPICSASRASLLTGKTTARLGFEFVTKNEPGHQMLDAETPLRAPPLTLNLPLEETTIPETLQQAGYETAFFGKWHLNAHHQHYLGWSPTHGPRQQGFEFAVEDFGGHPYSWGKQQPESITKHGQFPADSMIDRTTEYLRRQHDRPFFAMVSQFYVHTPVKTRCRWLVEKYERLIPDDSPQRQSRLQYAAFVETLDHYVGQLLSAIDESGMTDDTLIVFTSDNGGHPEFTANGPLRGSKWNLYEGGIRVPMLVRWPGRIAADGDCDEPVVGYDLHATFASAGGASPPTMTDGLNLMPLWTEQETLPERPLIWHFPYYHPERGFAKASDAIGVNDFVTSRTRPHSAMRMGPYKLVKFYENKTAEFYNLDDDPAEQRNLIDEQTDIASLLSRQLDQQLSSMKARMPALRAP; from the coding sequence ATGAAATCGATTCTTGTGTTAGTTGCTATGGTGCTTGCCTGCGACACCGTGATCGTCGCGGGCGATGATCCCAAACGACCGAACATGGTGTTCATTTTGGCGGACGATTTGGCTTGGTCAGACCTTGGTTGCTATGGACATCCGTGGCACAACACGCCGCACCTGAATCGACTTGCCGAACAAGGCACCAAGTTCAACAACGCCTATGCGGCCGCTCCGATTTGCTCTGCGTCACGAGCAAGTCTGTTGACGGGAAAGACCACCGCTAGGCTTGGGTTTGAGTTCGTGACCAAGAATGAACCTGGACACCAAATGCTTGACGCCGAAACTCCGCTGCGAGCACCGCCCCTAACGCTAAACCTTCCGCTCGAAGAGACGACGATTCCTGAAACGCTACAGCAGGCTGGCTACGAAACGGCGTTCTTTGGCAAGTGGCATTTGAACGCTCACCACCAGCATTACTTGGGCTGGAGCCCTACACACGGACCGCGGCAACAGGGATTCGAGTTTGCGGTCGAGGACTTCGGCGGCCATCCGTATTCGTGGGGCAAGCAACAACCAGAATCGATCACCAAGCATGGCCAGTTCCCCGCCGACTCAATGATTGACCGGACGACCGAGTACTTGCGGCGCCAGCATGACCGACCATTCTTTGCGATGGTTTCGCAGTTCTACGTGCACACACCAGTAAAAACACGGTGTCGTTGGCTGGTCGAGAAGTACGAGCGACTGATCCCAGACGACTCTCCGCAACGCCAGAGTCGTTTGCAGTACGCGGCGTTTGTTGAGACGCTTGACCATTACGTTGGGCAACTTTTGTCGGCGATAGACGAATCAGGGATGACAGACGATACGCTGATTGTTTTCACCAGCGACAACGGCGGGCATCCGGAATTCACTGCCAACGGGCCGCTGCGCGGGTCGAAATGGAATCTCTACGAAGGTGGCATTCGCGTGCCGATGCTCGTTCGCTGGCCAGGACGAATCGCCGCCGATGGCGATTGCGACGAACCGGTCGTTGGCTATGACCTGCACGCAACCTTCGCTAGCGCTGGCGGTGCATCGCCGCCAACAATGACGGACGGCCTGAACCTGATGCCGCTGTGGACCGAGCAAGAAACACTACCTGAGCGACCATTGATTTGGCATTTTCCGTATTACCATCCGGAAAGAGGGTTCGCGAAAGCGTCAGACGCGATCGGAGTGAACGATTTCGTCACCAGCCGAACGCGACCGCATTCCGCGATGCGAATGGGACCGTACAAGTTGGTGAAGTTTTACGAAAACAAGACCGCCGAATTTTACAACCTCGACGACGATCCAGCTGAGCAGAGAAATCTCATCGACGAGCAAACGGACATCGCTTCGCTACTGTCGCGGCAACTTGACCAACAACTTTCGTCGATGAAAGCACGGATGCCCGCACTGCGCGCACCCTGA
- a CDS encoding sulfatase family protein — MWPTFKWFGVITLFFWGDACASDGPRPNVVIILTDDQAAWTVGTAVQRGWFDDVPAAQTPNMDRLAAEGAMFRNFFCTTPVCSPARATFMTGRYASEFGITDFIPQPGHKLYDTENEVAMDPNNSVTFAEVLQQNGYATGLIGKWHLGDWTAKGNERFHPTHHGFDYFMGLTGGGTTPSNPELEEEGKVRKFTGLTVDILTDRGLKFIQRSKDKPFLLCLNTRAPHGPWLPVDPEDWKPYDGQDVKIPNPDYPDLNIANMKKQMREYLASTTSVDRNIGRVIGLLDELHLDDHTIVILTSDHGYNLGHNGIWHKGNGIWATHQPPKETHRGTRVISPKYRPNLDDHSLRVPMIVRWPGVVKAGTEIDATATALDVFPTIIGMAGLALPKTHSQKPRESSPWRGRSLLPLLMGTTPPDWNQDLYAQYHMINYADADMRCYRTLQFKLVVDSGNAGRNEFFDLMEDPGETRNLIADERPRIQSAIKELTQRLESARDAIEQGTP, encoded by the coding sequence ATGTGGCCGACATTTAAATGGTTTGGCGTGATCACCTTGTTTTTTTGGGGCGACGCCTGCGCTAGCGACGGGCCTCGACCGAATGTCGTCATTATCCTGACCGACGATCAAGCTGCTTGGACGGTTGGAACAGCCGTGCAACGCGGATGGTTCGATGATGTTCCCGCGGCGCAAACTCCCAACATGGATCGGCTCGCAGCGGAGGGAGCGATGTTCCGAAACTTCTTTTGCACGACGCCGGTTTGCAGTCCTGCCCGAGCGACGTTCATGACGGGTCGCTATGCAAGTGAATTCGGAATCACGGACTTCATTCCGCAGCCGGGCCACAAGTTGTACGACACGGAAAACGAAGTCGCGATGGATCCCAATAACAGCGTTACGTTCGCCGAGGTTCTGCAACAAAACGGCTACGCAACTGGACTGATTGGAAAGTGGCATTTAGGTGACTGGACGGCGAAGGGCAACGAACGTTTTCATCCGACCCATCACGGATTCGATTACTTCATGGGCCTGACCGGCGGCGGCACGACACCAAGCAACCCAGAACTGGAGGAAGAAGGCAAAGTTCGCAAGTTCACTGGATTGACGGTCGACATACTGACTGACCGCGGTTTGAAATTCATTCAACGATCGAAGGACAAACCGTTCCTGCTGTGCCTGAACACTCGAGCGCCGCATGGACCGTGGTTGCCTGTCGATCCGGAGGACTGGAAACCCTACGACGGACAGGATGTAAAAATCCCCAATCCCGATTACCCAGACCTAAATATCGCGAATATGAAGAAGCAGATGCGTGAGTATCTGGCCAGCACTACCAGTGTCGATCGAAATATCGGACGGGTGATCGGGCTGCTCGATGAACTGCATCTCGACGACCACACGATCGTGATCCTAACGTCGGATCACGGATACAACCTGGGACACAACGGAATCTGGCACAAAGGCAACGGCATCTGGGCTACTCACCAACCGCCGAAAGAAACACACCGTGGAACACGTGTGATCTCGCCGAAGTATCGTCCTAATCTTGACGACCATTCTTTGCGAGTTCCAATGATCGTTCGTTGGCCAGGCGTGGTCAAAGCGGGAACGGAAATCGATGCTACAGCGACGGCGCTGGATGTCTTTCCAACCATCATCGGCATGGCGGGCCTTGCACTTCCGAAGACACATTCGCAAAAACCGCGTGAAAGCTCACCATGGCGAGGTCGCAGCTTGCTGCCGTTGCTAATGGGAACGACTCCGCCCGACTGGAACCAAGATCTTTACGCTCAGTACCACATGATCAACTACGCCGATGCAGACATGCGTTGCTATCGAACACTCCAGTTCAAACTAGTCGTTGATTCTGGCAACGCGGGACGAAACGAGTTCTTCGATTTGATGGAAGATCCCGGCGAGACTCGCAACTTGATCGCCGACGAACGTCCCCGGATCCAGTCGGCAATCAAAGAACTTACTCAGCGACTCGAATCTGCGCGAGACGCAATTGAACAGGGAACACCATGA
- a CDS encoding acyltransferase family protein, with the protein MTAPDPNCCEPNRHEPNPNDSTSTDSTPTGTASILKPHRRIVELDSLRALAAINLVLFHFTLVYTNKYGYSSPLGFQWPFGAYGVEMFFILSGFVNSMSLMRRGKPVDFVAARLIRIVPVFLLVIIANLWILPLAPMNQSVTTSQFLANMTLLPRVLGYECVDPVMWTLQIEMMFYVTLVTLFLIGGLRRYFIGWGSLLAMSITVCPLMDALESTYGSQPWFAVATGLRRMMLLDFAPLFAIGFLLYMIKTKTGKRWQNILGITVAAAVFHSIDHGKHNPAATALIISLVTLCAYGKVPPLRLKPLVYISTISYALYLCHNNLGCALIRRFDEAGLPPVACFAIAIAFSFSMAIIITHRIEQPITNGLKKMWTHYRTRSHYEPTVPASA; encoded by the coding sequence ATGACCGCTCCCGATCCGAATTGTTGCGAACCCAATCGCCACGAACCGAATCCGAACGACTCGACTTCCACCGATTCAACCCCCACCGGCACGGCCTCAATCCTGAAGCCTCACCGACGGATCGTCGAACTCGATTCGCTACGCGCGCTCGCCGCAATCAACTTGGTGCTGTTTCACTTCACGCTGGTGTACACCAACAAGTACGGATATTCGTCGCCGCTGGGTTTCCAGTGGCCATTCGGTGCCTACGGTGTCGAGATGTTTTTCATTCTCAGCGGATTCGTCAACAGCATGTCGCTGATGCGGCGTGGCAAGCCCGTGGACTTTGTCGCCGCACGCTTGATCCGGATCGTTCCTGTGTTCTTGTTGGTGATCATCGCCAATCTATGGATCCTGCCGCTCGCTCCGATGAATCAATCAGTAACGACCAGTCAATTCCTGGCCAACATGACCCTGCTGCCACGAGTGCTTGGCTACGAATGCGTTGATCCCGTCATGTGGACTCTGCAAATCGAAATGATGTTCTACGTCACGCTGGTGACACTGTTCTTGATCGGCGGACTACGACGCTACTTCATCGGCTGGGGCAGCCTGCTGGCGATGTCGATCACCGTCTGCCCTTTGATGGACGCACTCGAATCCACCTACGGCAGCCAACCTTGGTTCGCCGTCGCAACAGGCCTTCGCCGAATGATGCTGCTGGACTTTGCGCCGCTGTTCGCGATCGGGTTCCTGCTTTACATGATCAAGACCAAGACCGGCAAACGCTGGCAAAACATCCTAGGCATCACAGTAGCCGCCGCCGTGTTCCATTCGATCGATCACGGAAAACACAACCCGGCCGCAACGGCACTGATCATCAGCCTGGTAACCCTTTGCGCCTACGGCAAAGTACCGCCACTGAGACTAAAACCACTGGTCTACATCAGTACGATTTCATACGCGTTGTACCTTTGTCACAACAACCTGGGGTGCGCACTGATCCGTCGTTTTGATGAGGCCGGATTGCCACCGGTGGCCTGCTTTGCCATCGCGATCGCATTCTCGTTCTCAATGGCGATCATCATCACGCACCGCATCGAACAACCGATCACCAACGGTCTAAAAAAGATGTGGACACATTACCGCACTCGGTCGCATTACGAGCCAACCGTCCCAGCATCGGCCTAG
- a CDS encoding cofactor-independent phosphoglycerate mutase yields MKYVIVIPDGCADEPMESLGGKTPLQAAKLPAMDAIASRGCQALANNTPSHLPAGSEVANLCLLGYDPDVYFTGRAPLEAAAQGITLGPDDWAIRCNLVTVEDQIMVDFTADHISTGEATELLKSAQEKLLSGTGVDARLEFVPGVSYRNLLIYRGVAGETAPFARDTRSRAPHDLTDTSVADDFPRGPGSDLLVRLMSDSFELFADHPVNKKRVAEGKRPATNLWLWGLGGAPSLPSVKERFGIQGVMITAVDLLRGIGALVGWPRIEVEGATGYLDTDYAAKGRAAIEALEKYDLVCVHVEAPDEASHEGRADAKIEALQQIDHHIVGPLADALAKHGEHRILVLPDHPTFCRTKKHSHGMVPLVMAGTGIKPDGQTTYDEVAAEASGRTFAKGWDLMQAFVQD; encoded by the coding sequence TTGAAGTACGTAATCGTGATCCCTGATGGATGTGCCGACGAGCCAATGGAGTCGCTTGGCGGAAAAACACCGCTGCAGGCTGCTAAATTACCGGCCATGGACGCGATTGCCTCGCGTGGGTGTCAGGCATTGGCCAACAATACGCCAAGCCATTTGCCAGCTGGCAGCGAAGTCGCGAACCTTTGCTTGCTGGGCTACGACCCCGACGTCTATTTCACCGGTCGAGCACCGCTCGAAGCTGCCGCCCAGGGCATCACGCTGGGGCCAGACGACTGGGCGATCCGCTGTAATCTGGTCACAGTCGAAGATCAAATCATGGTCGACTTTACGGCGGATCACATTTCGACGGGCGAGGCAACCGAGTTGCTGAAGTCGGCGCAGGAGAAACTGTTGTCTGGCACTGGCGTTGACGCTCGGTTGGAATTTGTTCCCGGCGTCAGCTATCGCAATCTGTTGATCTATCGCGGAGTAGCCGGCGAGACGGCTCCGTTTGCACGTGACACCCGCAGCCGTGCGCCACACGATTTGACCGACACAAGCGTCGCTGATGATTTTCCGCGTGGCCCAGGCAGCGATTTACTAGTCCGGTTGATGAGTGATTCGTTCGAGCTGTTTGCCGATCATCCGGTTAACAAGAAACGAGTTGCCGAGGGCAAGCGTCCGGCGACCAACTTGTGGTTGTGGGGGCTTGGCGGTGCGCCGAGTTTACCGTCGGTCAAAGAACGGTTTGGGATCCAAGGGGTGATGATCACGGCAGTCGATTTGCTGCGCGGGATCGGGGCGCTTGTTGGATGGCCGCGTATCGAAGTCGAAGGTGCAACCGGTTACCTGGACACCGACTACGCCGCCAAGGGGCGTGCTGCGATCGAGGCGTTGGAAAAATACGACCTCGTATGCGTGCACGTCGAAGCACCCGACGAAGCATCGCACGAAGGCCGCGCCGACGCAAAGATCGAGGCTCTTCAGCAGATTGATCATCACATTGTTGGTCCGCTCGCCGACGCGCTGGCCAAGCATGGCGAACACCGGATTTTGGTTTTGCCGGATCACCCAACTTTCTGTCGTACGAAAAAACACTCGCATGGAATGGTGCCGTTGGTGATGGCCGGAACAGGCATCAAGCCGGACGGTCAAACCACCTATGACGAAGTCGCTGCCGAAGCATCAGGCCGAACGTTCGCCAAGGGATGGGATCTGATGCAAGCGTTCGTTCAAGACTGA